In the genome of Juglans microcarpa x Juglans regia isolate MS1-56 chromosome 6S, Jm3101_v1.0, whole genome shotgun sequence, the window tatttattatattttatataagtgtACGgagaacttataaaaaagagaTGAACCGGCCTTGACGAAGCGGGCCGAAACACTTTAGGTGCCGGACTGGGCCGACCATTCCCAAAGTGCAAATCAAGTTTTTCTACTATTATCGGCCCCACTATCcgtcacagagagagagagcgagccgGGGGGGGGGGTGACAAAGTAAAGAAAGACAAGGAAGTTTCGCTTCccaggagagagaaagagacagagagacgTGGATTGGCTGATTTCTCAGAagaataacataaaaattagtaaatttgtgTAACAAGCCGAGTAACTTGGGCGAATCCAAACCATGGatcgcatttttttttaactaccCTTGTGTGTGAGGTTAGGTTTGGTTtggagataagatgtgatggttttagataaaaaaataaaaattaaataaaatattataataaaatattattttaaattgtttattatattttatgtgaaaatttaaaaaaattgtaatgataagatgaaatgagacaCTTTTTTAATCTATACGGGGTCTTAAAGTATCTTATTAGATATTTGGTTATAATAGTTAAGGGCTTAGAGCACTCACAATGGATTATGTAAAATCCATTTATCtgtaaaatttgaaggatttAGCTTAAAATGCACATCCAACCGATTCTCTACTTCATCTCTATTTTTCAGTTTGCTATAGGGTTACCGCTACATGTAGCGTGACACTGCTCACGAatgtaaacattttttaatttatttctatgtcTTCTTGTACTCtttcatctgcatcaaaattcatcttatttcacaAAAGCCCCTTTGTGTGTTTGGCGCCATCTTCATTCTTCAGTTCTTGTTGATTCCAGCAACCACTCATTCAGTTtgcttcaaatttcaattcaagaATCCTGTCATCCAGTTCAAATTTGCAAGTTCGGTTGCTCTTTCTTGCTTAAGTGGGTTCTGGCCTCTGGGTAATCTTTCCTCCGCATCCAAAGTTCGCCCATGAGCGCAAAATAAAGGGTTTGTGAAGTCAAGGGATTGTTGGAAATGGGGTCCTAATGAAACTGGTTTTGATGGGTTTTGGAGTGTGAGATGAGGGTGGGGTTTGCTTTGGTTGGAAACAGAGCGGGTGATGGTGCTAAGTGAGTTGGTTTGGGTACGGCTTTTGAAGGTGAATTCTCAGACTCTTCTGCAACGAGATCCAATATGAGGTAGTTGTTGTCCTGAGACTCCTCAACTAGTTCTTATTGAGTTCcagattttttcaacttttggaGATGGTGATTTCTAGTTTTTGGAGAGAGAAGTTAGGAGgaagataaataaatacgggaagaaattgtaaatattaaaagataggAGGATGTTATTGatagttagaaaaaatattagaaatgaataaaaaatattataaaatataatatttaaatgatatgaagaaaaatagataagttgatgtataatatattgtaaaaatcagtatgtaaaatataaaaagtagatTTTGGTAATATATTTTGAAGGATTCATTGGGAGTACTCTTAGCCAGTAAACTTAGGTTTCGTTTAGATATaaaaacggtttcatctcatttaataattatttcttaaatttttatataaaatataataaataatttatttttaaaaaatttttaaaataataataatattataataatattttatttaaatttcatctaaaaccTTTATTATCTCACTGTTTAAACGGGACATTAGTTGACTTTGcaaattatgatttttctgTTTTGGTTAGTTAAGCCCACTAGGTTGGTCAATTTGTTAGGAAATACAGCTATATGTATTATGTAATGAGCGGTTTCTGCTCTGAAAAATTATCCaaacggtaaaaaaaaaaaaatcaattttcttcttctatcaTCTTCTCGTTTCGGAAGTACTCAGCCTCGAAGTGAGATTTTCCTTTACCCCTTGGGAGTGTTACAATTTGATTTAGTAGCTCTGCACTAATTAATGCATTCTATGGAAAGCGAGCAGAGGTCCAGATAAAGCAGTCTGCAGAGAGAGCGAGCAGAGAAGAAGGgaagatagatatataaacGAGGTGGGTgggttttattattttccttcccGGTTATGGTGTTGAGGACGGGTAAGAGAGAAAATGGCTGCGAGGTCTTGACGGTGTCCTCGCCGTGCTTCCTCTCGTTCATTCTGTTCCTCTCCTCCGGTGGCGGCGCTGATTATAAAGGATGGATCCTGTTTGTTGAAGGCAACGGAGGCGGCGGCGCTGGTGGAGGAAGCGGCTTCGGCTTCTGGGCTTCTGCGGCGGCTTCCAATGTCGGAATAACCATCGCCGCGACGGCCATATTCGGTCTCGCCTTGGCCGGCACCGTCGTCTACTCTCGTAggtaaaaaaggaaagaaaaatctcaaGGATCGAAATCCGAACCATAACGGAATGAAAACGAATCAAAACCAATCCCCGAATCCAGTTTCAAACCCTGGAAGAACTATATAGATAGATAAATGCTTACGAAAGAGAAACACGTAATGAGAGCCCTACGGCGAAGTCACATTTCTTCACCGTCGTCGTCAAATTCCTCTTCACCGTCAGCGTCTTCGTCTTCTTCGTCGACGTCATCTTCTTCGTGGGTTCATTTGCGATCGGTCTTGTTAGTCGTTGCTCATTCTTCATCGTCGTCGTCTTCGTCCTCACCAGTTTCCACCGATCGGTGAGTTCTTAATTTCCTCTTCCTATAATCCTcagtttttttccctttgattcTGTTTCCCATCAATCAATGTGATCGCATCTCTCGTAGAGTAGGGTTTTTCTCTTCACAATCGAGTACTTTCCAGATCCCGATCTGGAAAGTACTCAATTGTGGATTCCATTGTCCGAAAACGCCACTACTCAACTAGTTCTTATTAGTAAAACTGTCCCATTCTGTGAAATTCATGttcctttattttatatttattcgcGGGTCTAGACTGTGTGTTCCTAGCTGGTTCGGTCATATGAAAATGTTGGAAATGGAATCGGCGTTTGATTATGAAATTGTTTACTGATATCCCCTCATTATAGTGGAACgtatgattttaaaaattaaaattcctGAGTTGATTTCCTGCTGTGACTGTTATGGCAAAGTCTCTATCTTTTAGTACTTCGgaattcgttttttttttttcatgctcgTCAATTTTCGCGTCAAAAGAAATGCTTGTAGAATCTAGTAGAagttcatttttgttttgctctTATATAAGTAGCGTGGTAGAAAACGTCACAACTTCATGTTCTTGTTAATTGGATTTTTTAACCACCGTTATAAGGTTTTTTAACCTCGTCTGTTTTCTGGTGCAGATCAATGCTTTATGCTACTGTGTTCCTCAGTttctatttgaagtttcattatCGTCAGTTTCtttgctattttcttttttgttcccCATTGGGAGAagtttttattccttttttttgttttcttcaggGTTGGTCTTAAATCACCCTGGTCACGCCGGAGAAGAAAACATGCCCTTCTGCCAAAACTATGGAAGAGTTTCTTTACACCAGATGGGAAGCTCAGTGATGGTGGGGTCAAGTTTCTGAAGAAAGTTCGTGGTGGAGTAAGCTATCGATTTTTCTCTGGCCTAGTTGTTTGTTCCtgtcaaatttaattataatgttaTGAATTGCTTCTGTTTTTTTCCCTATATTTGTTACTGTTTTGAAGATCTGAAATTCCCAATATCTCTGATGTGCAGGGTGTCGATCCAAGTCTTAGAACAGAGGTCTGGCCATTCCTTCTTGGAGTGTAAGCATGCCATCTCTACCTTTATATATTGATGACTCCACTTGTTTGCGTGTTTATATttgcattctctctctctctctctctctctgatgaGAATTTGAGATAGATTTTGCTGCCTTTTGGACACATCTTGTTACATTGTTATTCATAGCCACAGGTTagcctttttgttttattgctcAGGTGGTTTTGTGTTATTTATTGCTCCACTGTCGTCCATATCTTTCAATCATTCTTGTTTTAGACTCAGAGTCATTCATCTTTGTCTCTATACATTGTTAGTCATAGGCTCATAGCTGCAGGTtagcctttttgttttttgggtggTATccaccttttttgtttctgagTTGCTTCCTCAGCTTGACATGTAAGTTCAGGCTCAGTTGTAACAAGAGATACCTTTTATATGACTTTTTTTTGGCCATGCTTAATTTGTTGATGCTAGTTTGGTTAAAAGAAGCCTTAAGAAATAAGCTAACTCAATTCTATTAATGCTAGTTTGGTTGTAAGAAGCTTCCAGCAGCACCATTATGGTTGCTATGTATGTTGACTTATTGGAGAGTTTCTCTCAGAATGAGAAAGCTGACATATAGGTTGCTATAATATTGTTTCTGGCTATATATAATTGCATTTCTTGTGTTCATTGTTGCTGTTTTTTTCAAGGGCCAAATTGCAggcatgtttgggtaatgagatgagatgaaaattctgtgaatagcagtgaaatggtttgagttaagatgttttattgagttttggaaaataaaagagaaaatgctgaataaaaatattataaagttaaaatattgttaaagtataattttttaatataatttttgttttgaaatttaaaaaagttgtattgttttttgtattttgtttggaagtttggaaaagttgtaatgattacgTAATGCTTAGAtgaaaagttaaatatttgaaattaaaaaatgtttgtgtttatatgatgtttgggaaggaaattatgagaagttttgagatgagatcatctcacttcccaaacagaTGTTTGAGATCATCTGTTGTTCATGTCTTGACTGTGATTTCTCATGTGCAACAGCTATGACATTAACAGCTCTCAGAAAGAAAGGGAATTGGTCAAAATACGGAAAAGGTGGGGAATTTATCTTAGTTTGTAAATACATCCAAAATTaggtttttatgttttgaagccCATATATTTGCTCGTGTTTTCCACTCCCTCCTTCCCCCTCTTTTCTTGTTCCCCTAGTCACTGTCCTTACCTGTGATGCAGAAAAGAATATGATAACCTGCGGAAGCATtgccagaaaattttaaaatgcagTGAGAACAGGTTAAAGCTGAAGGAAACTTCTGGGAACTGCTGCAATGAGGGCAGTGGGAATTTTAGTCAGGTTCTAGATTCTCTTAGCTTAGAAGAGGTGGTCAGTGCCAGTAGGTCCCTTTTTACTGAGGGAGGAATCCCATTAGCCGAGGATGGACCCTCTTTCTGTGATCATGCCCCCCAATCCTCTGATTCATTTTTGGAAGAAGATGCACATAAGAGAGGACTGACATTTGAAGATGCCTCTGCTGGAGATACAGAGTCTACTGATTCCGACTCTTGGGAAGAATCTGAGGACATGCGACCTCTACTTGCCACCAAAGTATCTGAAAAGAATGACCTTGATGAGCCTGCCAAGGATAACACATCTCCATCTGATGCAGGAAATGAGTCTCCCTCTAATGCTAAAAGTGAGTCCAAAATCCACACTGCTGAAGATTTTGCCAATTGGCAGAGAATCATCCGTCTTGATGCTCTGAGGGCAAATGATGAATGGTTTATATACTCGCCATCTCAGGCTGCAGTGTCTGAGATGAAAGCTCGCTGGTTAGCAGAGAGTGTTGGTTTGAATGAGTATGATCACTTGGATCCATCCAGGGTTTTCCATGCTGCTCGCCTGGTTGCTATCCTCGAAGCGTATGCAGTCTATGATCCTGAGATTGGTTACTGCCAAGGTATGAGTGATCTACTTGCTCCAATAATCACAGTGTTCGAGGAGGACCATGAAGCCTTCTGGTGCTTTGTGGGTTTCATGAAAAAAGCTCGGCATAATTTCCGGCTTGATGAGGTGGGAATCCAACGGCAGCTGAAAATTGTTTCCAAGATTATCAAGGGCAAGGATATTCATCTCTACAGGCACCTGGAAAAGCTTCAAGCTGAGGATTGCTTCTTTGTGTACAGAATGGTGGTGGTTCTCTTCCGTAGGGAGTTAAGTTTTGAGCAGACGCTGTGCCTCTGGGAGGTAATATGGGCTGATCAGGCAGCAATTAGAGCAGGGATTGCCAAGTCAACATGGGGGAGAATACGGCTGAAAGCCCCTCCTAATGATGATTTGTTGCTTTACGCTATAGCAGCCTGCGTGCTACAAAGGAGGAAGCTCATAATAGAGAAGTACAGTGGCATGGACGAAATTATGAAGGAGTGCAATAGCATGGCCGGCCATCTGGATGTGTGGAAGCTTCTTGATGATGCTCATGATTTGGTGGTCACCCTCCATGACAAGGTTTAGGAAAACCTGCTCACGTCTCCTTTTCCTtatctccctccctcctcccacCCAAAGAATCCCTTTGAAAATTAACTTCTAATTTATTGTTGCTCCTGTTGAGGATCCCTTCAAAACCTATAAATCTTCAGGTTGATTCACAATGCTCGATACCAGCGCCCAGTGGGCAATTTCCAGAGTGAGTAAATTATGAGATCTATAATGTATTTGTCCTCACTCAGGTCTCATTTGAGTGATGGTGGCAACACTGCAGAATTACTTCTAACTTTGCCGAGTTTCTTAACCCTGTGGCTATGATATTTATTGATgttctttttgcttttgttctCTGTTGTGATTTATCGATGCTATCATGATTCATGACCCAAATTATGTTGTTGGCTAGTGATGCTGTTATTTAATACTTGGAGGACTCTCGAGAGCAaattctataatattatatgattttctttaaagattttaagtacagataataaaattaaaacatctaAATTCGATCTTTAAAACCTATTTCATTAAAagcaaatagatattttaataatgttttagaATGTTAGAAAATACTTCATATTAGTTTTCAGtacatattattatttatatcttaattttaatataatatatattgtacaaGGGACTATGCAAGGGTgataatttaaatgataataatactaataaattatatataattattttatatttataagagGAAGATTGTGATTTCGTATTgacataattatattataatttttacacaattttttaataaagtaatattattttttaaacttctttaaGGCCTAGTTCgtttttatatgagttgagattaaagttaaaagttgaataaaatattgttaaaatatatttttttaatattattcttgttttatgatttgaaaatgttgaattatttattttattttgtgtagaaatttaataaagttgtaataattatatgagatcagatgagatgagttttgttttatacGTTAGAGAATGAGGTCAAACCCATGATCtaggagtgaaaaaaaaaaaaacggtaAACCGGACCAAACCGAACTGGTGGGTTTGGTTCAGTATCAAGTTTGGTCCAATCTGATACcggttctatttttctcaaaaccggtCGAAATAGGTCCGGTTTCGGTTTTTCCGGACCAGaccgattcatatatatatatatatattaattctttatattgtataaaatattatttatatgatttttaatattatatataatttttatatacaaaatatataattatatataaaataattttgtactatatgataaattattaattaatataatgttaaattttaaaatcatatataaataactatatattatcattataatctATTGTATtggtagttatactaatactatatgactttatattataatatactataatatagcactatattatatattataatatatcactatagtctataatataattataacatatattataatatactaaaaCATATTATTACTATTGTTAACGCCTAAAAACGCGCAGTCCAGAAGGAAAGAAAGATCCATTTCTTAGATACGTTGAGGTGTGTTGGGCCTCTATCGGTGTTGTTGGGAGCCCCTGTCAATGATCCGGTGCGGTTATACGGTGTTGGTGCATATATCTGTGGCgataaatagtatttaaatgtagagaaaataagaagagatgaacacatatatttatatgattcggcactaggcctacgtccacggCAGTTTGGGGGGGATTCtattataatatgcttgtttacagtctctcgtAGTCTTTCATTTCTCACTATACAATATGAGTCGGAGATCTATATGCTGGAGAATATATTTTCTCTGGAGCTTTATGTcctgaggttgaagaagaagtcaaaACCCCTAAAGAAAAAGTCTGAAGAAGTCCTTAAAAGTTCCTGAAACCGTAGGCTCCTTGTCCCTTTTATCTGACCCTTTGCTAGCGTGCCCCTTGGTAGTGGTGATGAATGTTTGTTTGGCGTATctgaccctctctctcttttttattttctcctgaCACCCTCATCCCTTAGTCCCTTATTGTCTCCTTTCCCTCTCACtcattttgtcttctagtgatggCCCCCTCTGATGGGCTGGCTCTTTAAAACTATTTTGAATCTGGTGTATTTTACTTCCacataactatattattatatattataattaaaaaagtcagaccaaaatcaataaaattaaaagtgtcGATTTAGAGGTATAACCGATacgatattaatttttaaaatctcaaaattgatACATACtggtataattataaaatatattcaaaaccGGATGGAATCCGACCCATTACACCCCTACCATAATCTCCATTTTGGAGATGTGGGTCTTTTGCGGTGGAATCGGGGGTTTTCTCTTTCACCGCGAAATCAGTCAAAGTGAGAGGTTTAGGACTCCCATTTCCTTTCCTCGCTTGCGACAGTAAGAGTCTAATAGATCTGTCTGTCAACATGTCCACCACCACCCCCGAGGAACCTGAATTGCAGAACGGAGTTCAGCCAGAACCAGAATTGAA includes:
- the LOC121236521 gene encoding rab GTPase-activating protein 22 isoform X1, whose translation is MVLRTGKRENGCEVLTVSSPCFLSFILFLSSGGGADYKGWILFVEGNGGGGAGGGSGFGFWASAAASNVGITIAATAIFGLALAGTVVYSRRVGLKSPWSRRRRKHALLPKLWKSFFTPDGKLSDGGVKFLKKVRGGGVDPSLRTEVWPFLLGVYDINSSQKERELVKIRKRKEYDNLRKHCQKILKCSENRLKLKETSGNCCNEGSGNFSQVLDSLSLEEVVSASRSLFTEGGIPLAEDGPSFCDHAPQSSDSFLEEDAHKRGLTFEDASAGDTESTDSDSWEESEDMRPLLATKVSEKNDLDEPAKDNTSPSDAGNESPSNAKSESKIHTAEDFANWQRIIRLDALRANDEWFIYSPSQAAVSEMKARWLAESVGLNEYDHLDPSRVFHAARLVAILEAYAVYDPEIGYCQGMSDLLAPIITVFEEDHEAFWCFVGFMKKARHNFRLDEVGIQRQLKIVSKIIKGKDIHLYRHLEKLQAEDCFFVYRMVVVLFRRELSFEQTLCLWEVIWADQAAIRAGIAKSTWGRIRLKAPPNDDLLLYAIAACVLQRRKLIIEKYSGMDEIMKECNSMAGHLDVWKLLDDAHDLVVTLHDKV
- the LOC121236521 gene encoding rab GTPase-activating protein 22 isoform X2; this translates as MLTKEKHVMRALRRSHISSPSSSNSSSPSASSSSSSTSSSSWVHLRSVLLVVAHSSSSSSSSSPVSTDRVGLKSPWSRRRRKHALLPKLWKSFFTPDGKLSDGGVKFLKKVRGGGVDPSLRTEVWPFLLGVYDINSSQKERELVKIRKRKEYDNLRKHCQKILKCSENRLKLKETSGNCCNEGSGNFSQVLDSLSLEEVVSASRSLFTEGGIPLAEDGPSFCDHAPQSSDSFLEEDAHKRGLTFEDASAGDTESTDSDSWEESEDMRPLLATKVSEKNDLDEPAKDNTSPSDAGNESPSNAKSESKIHTAEDFANWQRIIRLDALRANDEWFIYSPSQAAVSEMKARWLAESVGLNEYDHLDPSRVFHAARLVAILEAYAVYDPEIGYCQGMSDLLAPIITVFEEDHEAFWCFVGFMKKARHNFRLDEVGIQRQLKIVSKIIKGKDIHLYRHLEKLQAEDCFFVYRMVVVLFRRELSFEQTLCLWEVIWADQAAIRAGIAKSTWGRIRLKAPPNDDLLLYAIAACVLQRRKLIIEKYSGMDEIMKECNSMAGHLDVWKLLDDAHDLVVTLHDKV